In Pseudomonas sp. Leaf58, one DNA window encodes the following:
- a CDS encoding PAS domain S-box protein, with amino-acid sequence MKRVRRLLVIGCLWLPLIALARPEAQPTVALEPAQQQWLDTHRSLRVGLVLQAPYAQFDRRLQQLYGANVELVSSLAQALRLDLTWRNFADQASLEHALQAGEIDFAPGLTQTPASLRLWLFSDPYMRVPQLVVGPRTGAMAVDLEQLEAEQRVVVRMPSQLADYLRGNYSNLNLQGVPNEREALQLVLGGQASFAVMDEAQLSRLSRESEFGELAVVGDIGLPQLLRIGSRRDWPLLADVLERGLQALPAKQLEQLHQRWLQPKYPRLSDSAGFWQNLALLFGLLLLCTLATLVWQRRQQRQLERSLLATRESLVERQVREEALRLSQFAIDQSTVGILWVNWDSHVRYANHAAERMLGYGEGELLERPLSAFEPSLNMDRWLELWKGARTGEGGVGQFETHCRRADHSLLPVELSLSFLRFRDSEYLVVYLADVTERHRALAALRESEARLKGIAGNVPGLVFRLERNPAEGDLEFPYISEGSEALVGYAPSEIQHPQMGLRNLVHPEDRSDYHRVQDLALANDQDWSWQGRILTRHGEQRWADIKASTRRLANGRVVWDGVVWDITQGKRAELALAKSQEQLRELSAHLESVREEEKARIAREVHDELGQMLTVLKLEVSMCELAFAELDPGLNERLASMKRLIAQLFQLVRDVATALRPPILDAGIASAIEWQARRFETRTQIPCLVQVPDNLPALSDAKATGLFRILQEALTNVMRHAQAHSVEIELVPERGQLRMTISDDGRGFCRDQPRPTSFGLVGMRERVLMLGGSMVLNSEPGEGTSLSVAIPLE; translated from the coding sequence ATGAAGCGAGTGCGTCGCCTGTTGGTTATCGGCTGCTTGTGGCTGCCCTTGATTGCATTGGCCAGGCCCGAGGCGCAGCCCACAGTCGCCCTCGAACCGGCCCAGCAGCAGTGGCTGGATACGCACCGCAGCCTGCGCGTCGGCCTGGTGCTGCAGGCCCCCTACGCCCAGTTCGACCGCCGTCTGCAGCAGCTGTACGGGGCCAATGTGGAGTTGGTGAGCAGCCTGGCGCAGGCGTTGCGCCTGGACCTGACCTGGCGCAACTTCGCCGATCAGGCCAGCCTCGAGCATGCCCTGCAAGCTGGCGAAATCGACTTCGCCCCAGGCCTTACCCAAACCCCAGCGAGCCTGCGCCTGTGGTTGTTCAGCGACCCGTATATGCGCGTGCCACAGCTGGTGGTGGGGCCGCGTACCGGGGCCATGGCCGTGGACCTGGAACAGCTCGAAGCCGAGCAGCGGGTGGTGGTGCGCATGCCCAGCCAGTTGGCCGACTACCTGCGCGGCAACTACAGCAACCTCAACCTGCAAGGCGTACCCAACGAGCGGGAGGCCCTGCAGCTGGTGCTGGGTGGCCAAGCCAGTTTCGCGGTGATGGATGAGGCCCAGCTCAGTCGCCTGTCGCGCGAAAGCGAGTTCGGCGAGCTGGCAGTAGTTGGCGATATCGGTTTGCCGCAGCTGCTGCGCATCGGTTCGCGGCGCGACTGGCCGCTGTTGGCCGATGTGCTCGAGCGGGGTTTGCAGGCCCTGCCAGCCAAGCAGTTGGAGCAGCTGCACCAGCGCTGGTTGCAGCCGAAGTACCCACGCCTGAGCGACTCGGCGGGCTTCTGGCAGAACTTGGCCTTGCTGTTTGGTCTGCTGCTGTTGTGCACCTTGGCGACCCTGGTGTGGCAGCGTCGGCAGCAGCGCCAGCTGGAGCGCAGCCTGCTGGCCACGCGAGAAAGCCTGGTGGAGCGGCAAGTGCGCGAAGAAGCGCTGCGCCTCAGCCAGTTCGCCATCGACCAGAGCACAGTGGGCATCCTCTGGGTGAACTGGGACAGCCACGTGCGCTACGCCAACCACGCCGCCGAACGCATGCTGGGCTATGGCGAAGGCGAACTGCTGGAGCGGCCGCTGAGCGCCTTTGAACCCAGCCTGAACATGGACCGCTGGCTGGAGTTGTGGAAGGGCGCACGCACCGGGGAGGGCGGTGTCGGCCAATTTGAAACACACTGCCGGCGGGCCGACCACAGCCTGCTGCCGGTGGAGCTGTCGCTGAGCTTTCTGCGCTTTCGTGATTCCGAGTACCTGGTGGTCTACCTCGCCGATGTCACCGAGCGCCACCGCGCCCTGGCCGCCCTGCGCGAAAGCGAGGCGCGGCTCAAGGGCATTGCCGGCAACGTGCCGGGGCTGGTGTTTCGCCTGGAGCGCAACCCGGCCGAGGGCGACCTGGAGTTCCCTTACATCAGCGAGGGTAGCGAGGCCCTGGTGGGCTATGCGCCCAGCGAAATCCAGCACCCGCAAATGGGCCTGCGCAACCTCGTGCACCCCGAAGACCGCAGCGATTACCACCGGGTGCAGGACCTGGCCCTGGCCAATGACCAGGACTGGTCCTGGCAGGGGCGCATCCTGACCCGCCACGGCGAACAGCGCTGGGCCGACATCAAGGCCAGTACCCGGCGCCTGGCCAATGGCCGGGTGGTGTGGGACGGCGTGGTGTGGGACATCACCCAAGGCAAGCGAGCAGAGCTGGCCCTGGCGAAATCCCAGGAGCAGCTGCGCGAGCTGTCGGCCCATCTGGAGAGCGTGCGTGAAGAAGAGAAAGCCCGCATCGCCCGCGAAGTGCACGATGAGCTGGGGCAAATGCTGACCGTGCTCAAGCTGGAGGTATCGATGTGCGAGCTGGCCTTTGCCGAACTGGACCCCGGCCTGAACGAGCGCCTGGCCAGCATGAAGCGCCTGATCGCCCAGCTGTTCCAGTTGGTGCGCGACGTGGCCACTGCCTTGCGCCCGCCGATCCTCGATGCCGGTATTGCCTCGGCCATCGAATGGCAGGCGCGGCGCTTCGAGACACGCACGCAAATCCCCTGCCTGGTGCAAGTACCGGATAATCTGCCAGCATTGAGCGACGCCAAGGCCACCGGGCTGTTCCGAATCCTCCAAGAGGCGCTGACCAACGTGATGCGCCATGCCCAGGCGCACAGTGTGGAGATCGAACTGGTGCCTGAGCGTGGGCAATTGCGCATGACCATCAGCGATGATGGCCGGGGGTTTTGCCGTGACCAGCCCCGGCCCACGTCATTCGGCCTGGTAGGGATGCGCGAGCGAGTGTTGATGTTGGGCGGCAGCATGGTGCTGAACAGTGAGCCGGGCGAAGGCACCAGCCTGAGCGTGGCCATACCGTTGGAGTAG
- a CDS encoding response regulator transcription factor, with product MVIRVLVAEDHTIVREGIKQLIGLAKDMQVVGEAGNGEQLLETLRHTPCEVVLLDISMPGVNGLEAIPRIRALHDAPAILMLSMHDEAQMAARALKAGAAGYATKDSDPALLLTAIRRVAAGGRYIDPALADRMVFEVGLTESRPLHTLLSEREFSVFERLAQGANVNDIAQQLALSSKTISTHKARLMQKLKVNSLAELVKYAMEHKLV from the coding sequence ATCGTGATTCGAGTGCTGGTGGCCGAAGACCACACCATTGTCCGTGAGGGCATCAAGCAGTTGATTGGCCTGGCCAAGGACATGCAGGTGGTGGGGGAAGCCGGTAATGGCGAGCAGTTGCTCGAAACCCTGCGCCACACCCCTTGCGAGGTGGTGTTGCTGGATATTTCGATGCCGGGCGTGAATGGCCTGGAGGCGATCCCACGGATCCGGGCGTTGCACGATGCGCCGGCGATCCTGATGCTGTCGATGCACGATGAGGCGCAGATGGCGGCACGGGCGCTGAAGGCTGGGGCAGCGGGCTATGCCACCAAGGACAGCGACCCGGCGCTGTTGCTGACCGCCATTCGCCGGGTTGCCGCCGGTGGGCGCTATATCGACCCGGCGCTGGCTGACCGCATGGTATTCGAGGTGGGCCTGACCGAGTCGCGACCGTTGCACACATTGCTGTCGGAGCGGGAGTTTTCAGTGTTCGAGCGCCTGGCTCAGGGCGCTAACGTCAATGACATCGCTCAGCAACTGGCGCTGTCGAGCAAAACCATCAGCACCCACAAGGCGCGGTTGATGCAGAAGCTGAAAGTGAACTCGCTGGCGGAGTTGGTGAAGTACGCCATGGAGCACAAGCTGGTCTGA
- a CDS encoding ABC transporter ATP-binding protein, translated as MSEAKSNAATSETLVSFRGVQKSYDGESLIVKDLNLDIRKGEFLTLLGPSGSGKTTSLMMLAGFETPTAGEIQLAGRSINNVPPHKRDIGMVFQNYALFPHMTVAENLAFPLTVRNLSKTDISERVKRVLNMVQLDAFAKRYPGQLSGGQQQRVALARALVFEPQLVLMDEPLGALDKQLREHMQMEIKHIHQRLGVTVVYVTHDQGEALTMSDRVAVFHQGEIQQIADPRTLYEEPCNTFVANFIGENNRINGTLLASDGKRCQVQLARGERVEALAVNVGQAGEPVTLSIRPERVRLNGHSESCVNRFSGRVAEFIYLGDHVRVRLEVCGKGDFFVKQPIAELDPALAVGDVVPLGWEVEHARALDPIAEAH; from the coding sequence ATGAGCGAGGCGAAGTCGAACGCTGCAACCAGCGAAACGCTGGTCAGCTTCCGTGGTGTGCAGAAGAGCTACGACGGCGAGTCGCTGATCGTCAAAGACCTCAACCTGGATATCCGCAAGGGCGAGTTCCTCACCCTGCTTGGCCCGTCCGGCTCGGGCAAAACCACCAGCCTGATGATGCTGGCCGGTTTCGAAACTCCCACCGCTGGTGAAATCCAGCTGGCTGGGCGGTCGATCAACAACGTGCCGCCGCACAAGCGCGACATCGGCATGGTGTTCCAGAACTATGCGCTATTCCCGCACATGACCGTGGCTGAGAACCTGGCCTTCCCGCTGACCGTGCGTAACCTGAGCAAAACCGACATCAGCGAGCGGGTGAAGCGGGTGCTGAACATGGTTCAGCTCGATGCTTTCGCCAAGCGCTACCCCGGCCAGTTGTCCGGCGGCCAGCAGCAACGTGTGGCGCTGGCCCGTGCGCTGGTGTTCGAGCCGCAGTTGGTGCTGATGGACGAACCACTGGGTGCCTTGGACAAGCAGCTGCGCGAGCACATGCAGATGGAGATCAAGCACATTCACCAGCGCCTGGGCGTGACCGTGGTGTATGTAACCCACGACCAGGGCGAGGCGCTGACCATGTCCGACCGCGTGGCCGTGTTCCACCAGGGCGAGATCCAGCAGATCGCCGATCCGCGCACGCTGTACGAAGAACCCTGCAATACCTTCGTCGCCAACTTCATCGGCGAAAACAACCGCATTAACGGCACCCTGCTGGCCAGCGATGGCAAGCGCTGCCAGGTGCAGCTGGCGCGCGGCGAGCGGGTTGAGGCGCTGGCTGTGAACGTCGGTCAGGCCGGCGAGCCGGTGACCTTGTCTATCCGCCCGGAGCGGGTGCGCCTGAACGGCCACAGCGAAAGCTGCGTCAACCGCTTTTCTGGCCGGGTGGCCGAATTCATTTACCTTGGCGACCACGTGCGGGTGCGCCTGGAGGTTTGCGGCAAGGGCGACTTCTTCGTGAAACAGCCGATTGCCGAGCTCGACCCGGCCCTGGCCGTGGGCGATGTGGTACCGCTGGGCTGGGAGGTGGAGCACGCCCGCGCGCTCGATCCGATTGCCGAAGCCCATTGA
- a CDS encoding ABC transporter substrate-binding protein, whose product MRKQLKLTALALGLFAAGQAMAADLTVISFGGANKAAQVKAFYEPWEKAGNGKIVAGEYNGEMAKVKAMVDTKSVSWNLVEVESPELARGCDEGMFEELDPALFGDEADYVPGAIQPCGVGFFVWSTVMAYNADKLKTAPTSWADFWDTKQFPGKRGLRKGAKYTMEFALMADGVAPKDVYKVLATKEGQDRAFKKLDELKPSIQWWEAGAQPPQFLASGDVVMSSAYNGRIAAVQKESNLKVVWNGGIYDFDAWAIPKGAKNVEEAKKFIAYSVKPEQQKTYSENIAYGPANAKAVSLLSDDVKKDMPTTPENIANQVQIDVAFWADNSEQLEQRFNAWAAKK is encoded by the coding sequence ATGCGCAAGCAGTTGAAACTGACCGCCCTGGCCCTGGGGCTGTTCGCCGCTGGCCAGGCCATGGCCGCAGACTTGACCGTAATTTCGTTTGGTGGCGCTAACAAGGCTGCCCAGGTCAAAGCGTTCTACGAGCCATGGGAAAAGGCGGGTAACGGCAAGATCGTCGCGGGTGAATACAACGGCGAAATGGCCAAGGTGAAGGCGATGGTCGACACCAAGAGCGTGTCGTGGAACCTGGTAGAGGTTGAGTCGCCAGAGCTAGCCCGTGGTTGCGATGAGGGGATGTTCGAAGAGCTCGACCCCGCGTTGTTCGGGGATGAAGCCGACTACGTGCCGGGGGCGATCCAACCGTGTGGTGTGGGCTTCTTCGTGTGGTCCACGGTCATGGCGTACAACGCTGACAAGCTCAAGACCGCACCTACCAGCTGGGCTGACTTCTGGGACACCAAGCAGTTCCCAGGCAAGCGTGGCCTGCGCAAAGGCGCCAAGTACACGATGGAGTTTGCCTTGATGGCCGACGGCGTTGCGCCCAAGGACGTCTACAAAGTGTTGGCCACCAAAGAAGGCCAAGACCGTGCCTTCAAGAAGCTCGATGAACTCAAGCCCAGCATTCAGTGGTGGGAAGCTGGCGCGCAGCCACCGCAGTTTTTGGCCTCGGGTGACGTGGTCATGAGCTCCGCTTACAACGGCCGTATCGCCGCCGTGCAAAAAGAGAGCAACCTCAAGGTGGTGTGGAACGGCGGCATCTACGACTTCGATGCCTGGGCTATCCCTAAAGGTGCCAAGAACGTCGAAGAAGCGAAGAAGTTCATCGCCTACAGCGTCAAGCCCGAGCAGCAGAAGACCTACTCCGAGAACATCGCCTACGGCCCGGCCAACGCCAAGGCTGTGAGCCTGCTGTCGGACGATGTGAAGAAGGACATGCCGACCACGCCTGAAAACATCGCCAACCAGGTGCAGATCGATGTGGCCTTCTGGGCTGACAACAGCGAGCAACTGGAGCAACGCTTCAACGCCTGGGCGGCGAAGAAGTAG
- a CDS encoding ABC transporter permease produces the protein MAIAVPLNEGAGPNLKQRLKHAERVNRWKAQALIAPLALFLLLVFLVPIAALLYKSVGNPEVVGGLPRTVDIITQWDGKSLPGEEVYKALSQDLAEARKNQTLGDLSKRLNMELAGYRSLLTKTARALPFKVEPASYKEALQALDERWGDPAYWQAIRRNTSSVTSFYLLASVDHRIDDLGELAKATPDQAIYLDIFARTLWMGVVITAICLVLAYPLAYLLANLPTRQSNLLMILVLLPFWTSILVRVAAWIVLLQSGGLINSALMAMGIIDQPLELVFNRTGVYISMVHILLPFMILPLYSVMKGISPSYMRAAISLGCHPFASFWRVYFPQTYAGVGAGCLLVFILAIGYYITPALLGSPNDQMVSYFVAFYTNTSINWGMATALGGLLLLATVLLYLIYSWLVGASRLRLS, from the coding sequence ATGGCCATTGCAGTGCCCCTTAACGAAGGCGCGGGTCCAAACCTAAAGCAGCGCCTCAAACACGCCGAGCGGGTCAACCGCTGGAAGGCGCAGGCGTTGATCGCGCCGCTGGCGCTGTTTCTTCTGCTGGTCTTTCTGGTGCCGATCGCGGCGCTGCTGTACAAGAGCGTCGGCAACCCGGAAGTGGTCGGCGGCCTGCCGCGAACGGTAGACATCATCACCCAGTGGGATGGCAAGAGCCTGCCGGGTGAGGAAGTGTACAAGGCGCTCAGCCAGGACTTGGCCGAGGCGCGCAAGAATCAGACCCTTGGCGACCTTTCAAAACGCTTGAATATGGAACTGGCCGGCTACCGCAGCCTGTTGACCAAGACCGCCCGGGCACTGCCGTTCAAGGTTGAGCCTGCCTCTTATAAAGAGGCCTTGCAGGCCTTGGACGAGCGTTGGGGCGACCCGGCCTACTGGCAGGCGATCCGCCGCAACACCAGTTCGGTGACCTCGTTCTACCTGCTGGCCTCTGTCGACCACCGTATCGACGACCTCGGCGAGCTGGCCAAGGCCACCCCCGACCAGGCCATTTACCTGGACATCTTTGCCCGCACCCTGTGGATGGGGGTGGTGATTACCGCCATTTGCCTGGTGCTGGCCTACCCGCTGGCCTATTTGCTAGCCAACCTGCCAACCCGGCAGAGCAACCTGTTGATGATTCTGGTGCTGCTGCCGTTCTGGACCTCGATCCTGGTGCGGGTAGCGGCGTGGATCGTGCTGTTGCAGTCCGGTGGCCTGATCAACAGCGCGCTGATGGCCATGGGCATCATTGACCAGCCGCTGGAACTGGTGTTCAACCGCACCGGCGTGTACATCTCGATGGTGCACATCCTGCTGCCGTTCATGATCTTGCCGCTGTACAGCGTGATGAAGGGCATTTCCCCCAGCTACATGCGGGCGGCGATCTCGCTGGGCTGTCACCCGTTCGCCAGCTTCTGGCGGGTGTACTTCCCGCAGACCTACGCCGGGGTTGGCGCGGGCTGCCTGTTGGTGTTCATCCTGGCTATCGGCTACTACATCACCCCGGCACTGCTGGGCAGCCCCAACGACCAGATGGTCAGCTACTTCGTCGCCTTCTACACCAACACCAGCATCAACTGGGGCATGGCCACCGCGCTGGGCGGGCTGTTGCTGCTGGCGACCGTGCTGTTGTACTTGATCTATAGCTGGCTGGTCGGCGCCAGCCGCCTGCGCCTGAGCTGA
- a CDS encoding ABC transporter permease, protein MLSPYMSPVERVWYYSLRILCGLILLFLILPVLVIVPLSFNSGSFLVYPLQGFSLQWYQDFFGSAEWMRALKNSIIVAPAATVLAMVFGTLAAIGLTRGDFPGKSLVMALVISPMVVPVVIIGVASYLFFAPLGMGNSFTSLILVHAVLGVPFVIITVSATLQGFNYNLVRAAASLGASPLLAFRRVTLPLIAPGVISGALFAFATSFDEVVVTLFLAGPEQATLPRQMFSGIRENLSPTIAAAATLLIAFSVVLLLTLEWLRGRSEKLRTQQPG, encoded by the coding sequence ATGCTGAGCCCTTACATGTCGCCTGTGGAGCGGGTGTGGTACTACAGCCTGCGCATTCTTTGCGGTCTGATTCTGCTGTTTTTGATCCTGCCGGTGTTGGTCATTGTGCCGCTGTCGTTCAACAGTGGCAGTTTCCTGGTGTACCCGCTGCAGGGCTTCTCGCTGCAGTGGTATCAGGACTTCTTCGGCTCGGCCGAATGGATGCGGGCCTTGAAAAACAGCATCATCGTTGCCCCGGCGGCCACGGTGCTAGCCATGGTGTTCGGCACCTTGGCGGCCATCGGCCTGACCCGTGGCGACTTCCCGGGTAAGTCGTTGGTGATGGCACTGGTGATCTCGCCGATGGTAGTACCGGTGGTGATTATCGGTGTGGCGAGCTACCTGTTCTTCGCCCCGCTGGGCATGGGCAACAGCTTCACTTCGCTGATCCTGGTGCACGCGGTGCTGGGTGTGCCGTTCGTCATCATTACCGTGTCGGCGACCTTGCAGGGTTTCAATTACAACCTGGTACGGGCGGCAGCCAGCCTGGGCGCTTCGCCACTGCTGGCCTTCCGCCGGGTGACCCTGCCACTGATCGCGCCCGGGGTGATTTCGGGGGCGCTGTTCGCCTTTGCCACCTCGTTCGACGAGGTGGTGGTGACGCTGTTCCTTGCCGGGCCGGAGCAGGCCACTCTGCCACGGCAGATGTTCAGTGGTATTCGCGAGAACCTGAGCCCGACCATTGCCGCGGCGGCGACCTTGCTGATTGCCTTCTCCGTGGTGCTGCTGCTGACCCTGGAGTGGTTACGTGGGCGTAGCGAGAAGCTCAGAACCCAGCAGCCTGGCTGA
- the rpe gene encoding ribulose-phosphate 3-epimerase, translated as MQPYAIAPSILSADFARLGEDVDKVLAAGADIVHFDVMDNHYVPNLTIGPMVCTALRKYGVTAPIDVHLMVSPVDRIIGDFIEAGATYITFHPEASQHIDRSLQLIRDGGCKAGLVFNPATSLDALKYVMDKVDMVLLMSVNPGFGGQKFIPGTLDKLREARALIDASGRDIRLEIDGGVNVNNIREIAAAGADTFVAGSAIFNAPDYQEVIAKMRAEMALARP; from the coding sequence ATGCAGCCCTACGCTATTGCCCCCTCCATTCTCTCCGCCGATTTCGCTCGCCTGGGCGAGGACGTCGACAAGGTCTTGGCGGCGGGTGCCGACATCGTCCACTTCGATGTCATGGACAACCACTACGTCCCCAACCTGACCATCGGCCCGATGGTGTGCACCGCCCTGCGCAAGTACGGCGTCACCGCCCCGATCGACGTGCACCTGATGGTCAGCCCGGTCGACCGCATCATCGGCGACTTCATCGAAGCCGGCGCCACCTACATCACCTTCCACCCGGAAGCCTCGCAGCACATCGACCGCTCGCTGCAACTGATCAGGGACGGCGGCTGCAAGGCCGGCCTGGTGTTCAACCCGGCCACGAGCCTGGATGCCCTGAAGTACGTGATGGACAAGGTCGACATGGTGCTGCTGATGAGCGTCAACCCAGGCTTCGGCGGGCAAAAATTCATCCCCGGTACCCTCGACAAGCTGCGCGAGGCGCGTGCGCTGATCGACGCCAGTGGCCGTGATATCCGCCTGGAAATCGACGGCGGCGTCAACGTCAACAACATCCGCGAGATCGCTGCCGCTGGCGCCGACACCTTCGTCGCCGGCTCGGCGATCTTCAATGCCCCGGACTACCAGGAAGTGATCGCCAAGATGCGCGCCGAAATGGCTCTGGCCCGCCCATGA
- a CDS encoding phosphoglycolate phosphatase, whose amino-acid sequence MSGFEQLFPGTLPRLVMFDLDGTLIDSVPDLAAAVDRMLLELGRPPAGLEAVRHWVGNGAQVLVRRALAGGIDHAGVDDALADQALALFMDAYADSHELTVVYPGVRDTLRWLRKQGVEMALITNKPERFVGPLLDQMKIGNNFRWIIGGDTLPQKKPDPAALLFVMQMAGVTPQQSLFIGDSRSDVLAAKAAGVQCVGLSYGYNHGRPIDDESPSLVIDDLRALLPGCADPATGITLADLQASQDRESTVAVTGKFWMKVIKALARWRWRA is encoded by the coding sequence ATGAGCGGCTTCGAGCAGCTGTTCCCGGGGACTCTGCCCAGGCTGGTGATGTTCGATCTGGACGGTACCCTGATCGATTCCGTGCCAGACCTGGCCGCCGCCGTGGACCGCATGCTGCTCGAATTGGGGCGCCCGCCCGCTGGCCTGGAAGCCGTACGCCACTGGGTTGGCAACGGCGCCCAGGTATTGGTGCGTCGGGCGCTGGCAGGTGGTATCGACCACGCCGGTGTCGACGATGCGCTGGCTGACCAGGCGCTGGCGCTGTTCATGGACGCCTATGCCGATAGCCATGAACTGACGGTGGTTTACCCCGGGGTACGGGATACCCTGCGCTGGCTGCGCAAGCAGGGCGTGGAGATGGCGCTGATCACCAACAAGCCAGAGCGCTTCGTCGGCCCGCTATTGGACCAGATGAAGATCGGCAACAACTTCCGCTGGATCATCGGCGGCGACACCCTGCCGCAGAAAAAGCCCGACCCGGCGGCGCTGCTGTTTGTCATGCAAATGGCCGGCGTTACCCCGCAGCAGTCGCTGTTTATCGGCGATTCGCGTAGTGACGTACTGGCGGCCAAGGCGGCTGGGGTGCAGTGCGTGGGCCTGAGCTACGGCTACAATCATGGCCGGCCGATTGACGACGAATCCCCCAGCCTGGTGATCGACGACCTGCGCGCATTGCTGCCCGGTTGCGCAGACCCGGCCACTGGGATAACGTTGGCGGACCTTCAAGCCTCACAAGACAGAGAGTCCACCGTGGCGGTTACTGGCAAATTCTGGATGAAAGTCATCAAGGCCCTGGCCCGTTGGCGTTGGCGCGCCTGA
- the trpE gene encoding anthranilate synthase component I translates to MTREEFLRLAAAGYNRIPLACETLADFDTPLSIYLKLADQPNSYLLESVQGGEKWGRYSMIGLPSRTVMRVHGYHVSILQDGVEVERHDVEDPLAFVETFKDRYKVADIPGLPRFNGGLVGYFGYDCVRYVEKRLGACPNPDPLGVPDILLMVSDAVVVFDNLAGKMHAIVLVDPAEEQAFEQGQARLQGLLETLRQPITPRRGLDLSGPMAAEPAFRSSFTQEDYERAVDTVKEYILAGDCMQVVPSQRMSIDFKAAPIDLYRALRCFNPTPYMYFFNFGDFHVVGSSPEVLVRVEDNLVTVRPIAGTRPRGATEEADRALEDDLLSDDKEIAEHLMLIDLGRNDVGRVSSTGSVRLTEKMVIERYSNVMHIVSNVTGQLREGLTAMDALRAILPAGTLSGAPKIRAMEIIDELEPVKRGVYGGAVGYFAWNGNMDTAIAIRTAVIKDGELHVQAGGGIVADSVPALEWEETINKRRAMFRAVALAEQTSAPK, encoded by the coding sequence ATGACCCGCGAAGAATTCCTGCGCCTGGCCGCTGCCGGCTACAACCGCATTCCCTTGGCCTGCGAAACCCTGGCCGACTTCGACACGCCGCTGTCGATCTACCTGAAACTGGCTGACCAACCCAACTCGTACCTGCTCGAATCGGTGCAAGGCGGCGAGAAGTGGGGCCGTTACTCGATGATCGGCCTGCCGTCGCGCACGGTAATGCGTGTGCATGGCTACCACGTCAGCATCCTGCAGGATGGCGTGGAGGTGGAACGCCACGATGTCGAAGACCCGCTGGCGTTCGTCGAAACTTTCAAGGACCGGTACAAGGTCGCCGACATCCCCGGCCTGCCACGCTTCAACGGCGGCCTGGTCGGCTATTTCGGCTACGACTGCGTGCGTTATGTGGAAAAACGCCTGGGAGCCTGCCCCAACCCTGATCCACTGGGTGTGCCGGACATCCTGTTGATGGTATCCGACGCGGTGGTAGTGTTCGACAACCTGGCCGGCAAGATGCACGCCATCGTGCTGGTCGACCCGGCTGAAGAGCAGGCCTTCGAACAGGGCCAGGCACGCCTGCAGGGTTTGCTGGAAACACTGCGCCAGCCGATCACCCCGCGCCGTGGGCTGGACTTGAGTGGCCCGATGGCTGCCGAGCCAGCGTTCCGCTCAAGCTTTACCCAAGAAGATTACGAGCGCGCAGTCGACACGGTGAAGGAATACATCCTGGCGGGCGACTGCATGCAGGTGGTGCCGTCGCAGCGCATGTCGATCGACTTCAAAGCCGCGCCTATCGACCTGTACCGCGCGCTGCGTTGCTTCAACCCGACGCCGTACATGTACTTCTTCAACTTTGGCGACTTCCATGTGGTCGGCAGCTCGCCTGAGGTGCTGGTGCGCGTCGAGGACAACCTAGTCACTGTGCGGCCGATTGCCGGCACCCGCCCGCGTGGCGCGACCGAAGAGGCCGACCGCGCGTTGGAAGACGACCTGCTGTCGGATGACAAGGAAATTGCCGAGCACCTGATGCTGATCGATCTGGGCCGCAATGACGTCGGTCGTGTGTCCTCGACCGGTAGCGTGCGCCTGACCGAAAAGATGGTGATCGAGCGTTATTCCAACGTGATGCACATTGTGTCCAACGTCACCGGTCAGCTGCGCGAAGGGCTGACGGCGATGGATGCACTGCGCGCGATCCTGCCGGCCGGTACGCTTTCGGGGGCACCGAAGATTCGGGCGATGGAGATTATCGACGAGCTGGAGCCGGTCAAACGTGGGGTTTACGGTGGTGCTGTCGGGTATTTCGCCTGGAACGGCAACATGGATACCGCGATTGCCATCCGTACTGCAGTGATTAAAGACGGTGAGCTGCATGTGCAGGCCGGGGGCGGCATCGTGGCCGACTCCGTGCCGGCGCTGGAGTGGGAAGAAACCATCAACAAACGCCGGGCGATGTTCCGCGCGGTGGCGTTGGCTGAGCAGACTTCCGCCCCAAAATGA